One region of Eremothecium gossypii ATCC 10895 chromosome II, complete sequence genomic DNA includes:
- the SYT1 gene encoding Arf family guanine nucleotide exchange factor SYT1 (Syntenic homolog of Saccharomyces cerevisiae YPR095C (SYT1)) has protein sequence MDTLALRAKILPAQEDGVSERESSESCCSSPRLDEDNTATKRRLRKLRSCVSSLPTLSLRIGGPEKKLLGPTVIPRSTKKIFTSSWLSMVANAKRQGGSDVPTINVTPGSHGREATAGVKLNQQHVLSRDMGGEIALRKRALLKRNNSDNDYLTMKHNARHIPSTCTMRDSSLDNSLLSVDAPMQVRRRSRTMDSFDCSMTSKSLFHLNRLRSNSSTSTTVTSSPAGTGTGHTISPHVISTPRDSLSSSSVGTFNNVNHSGSVRTKRNGSIVNVLTNFVSVKSSTPIPKPLPVLIYLDNMSPPPAADSSLSEDEYIGSLSVYGRYVAAILAEDGNEFKQKCLERYISTEFDFFGEPLDVSLRKLLLLLSLPKESQQIERMISCFATAYYNQNKHDSLWGGCDDISRMAFSLLMLHTDHFNSNNKNKMTKVEFIKLLHDDQKHIPKEIADYLYDAITVREFPHVLLPPFMTMDDEDSQSAALCSELCCNFSPMAIIKSRYLLFRTELWVQAKGKSNSISFLNNHVSSASSVKHMLTDDIDIYYHIVNDSVSSATLAADMEKHGYTIPPVPSMPGVLQLSHKNLATFTEVKGGYLKASKEMLRNFVDIPLGAADTNLFYADSEYRYMKIIQIGKLEDMMVKKFPLVGKTTWKMHHFILTTFALFIFDGNYQLDSSVETDEVTNTTNIVIPFPPTSHVVKVLDCNGLYATAFPGAHKPSVAHEDEILHVHRNGQEYRFHCASSSERQMWLEAINMVAAISNCYIIIPSIPNSVGPIQKWSLHEKWEKLNSSLQEMRSKLDTVVKILECCQTLAPITGRCRSQLLKYVEQNLTRMDWLTYEIARKQAYLEILRSIMKVSQEAPVPDDQTSIEDSFLFKESHIKGHECARISSWHK, from the coding sequence ATGGATACTCTTGCACTTCGAGCAAAAATTCTTCCCGCGCAAGAGGACGGTGTATCTGAGAGAGAGAGTTCGGaaagctgctgcagtaGCCCCAGACTTGACGAGGACAACACCGCTACCAAACGCCGGCTGAGGAAGCTACGAAGTTGCGTGAGCAGTCTACCGACTCTATCGCTGCGAATTGGCGGGCCTGAGAAGAAGCTACTGGGCCCCACCGTCATTCCGCGATCGACGAAGAAGATCTTCACATCCTCGTGGCTCAGCATGGTTGCCAACGCAAAAAGGCAGGGCGGTTCGGATGTGCCGACAATTAATGTCACGCCTGGATCTCATGGAAGAGAGGCAACTGCAGGTGTGAAACTTAATCAGCAGCATGTCTTATCTCGAGATATGGGCGGGGAAATCGCCCTGAGGAAACGAGCTCTCCTGAAAAGAAATAACTCGGATAATGACTATCTAACGATGAAACACAACGCCAGGCACATTCCAAGTACATGCACTATGCGGGATAGCTCCCTGGATAACTCCCTGCTTTCAGTTGATGCGCCCATGCAAGTTCGGCGTCGGAGCAGAACAATGGATTCCTTCGACTGCTCAATGACTTCGAAGTCCCTCTTTCACCTGAACAGACTCAGATCTAACAGTTCCACATCCACTACAGTCACCTCTTCTCCAGCTGGTACCGGAACTGGTCATACAATATCACCACACGTGATCTCTACCCCACGGGATTCCCTTTCGTCTTCCAGTGTGGGAACGTTTAACAACGTCAACCATAGCGGTTCTGTGAGGACCAAACGCAATGGCTCCATAGTTAATGTTCTCACTAACTTTGTGTCTGTGAAGTCGTCCACTCCCATCCCAAAACCATTGCCGGTACTAATATACCTTGATAATATGTCTCCTCCACCAGCGGCGGATTCCTCATTGAGTGAAGACGAGTACATCGGGTCACTTTCGGTGTATGGTAGATATGTTGCGGCAATACTAGCTGAAGATGGTAATGAATTCAAGCAAAAGTGTCTAGAACGCTACATCTCTACCGAGTTTGACTTTTTTGGTGAACCTTTAGATGTGTCGCTTAGAAAGCTTCTTCTtttattgtcactaccCAAGGAATCCCAACAGATTGAGCGTATGATTTCTTGCTTTGCAACAGCATACTACAACCAAAATAAGCATGATTCTCTATGGGGAGGCTGTGACGATATCAGCCGGATGGCGTTCTCCCTTCTAATGTTGCATACCGATCATTTTAATTCCAACAACAAAAACAAGATGACCAAGGTCGAATTTATAAAACTATTGCATGATGATCAAAAGCATATTCCAAAAGAAATTGCAGATTACCTCTACGATGCCATTACGGTTCGTGAATTTCCACATGTTCTGTTGCCACCCTTCATGACAATGGACGATGAAGACTCGCAGTCAGCAGCTTTATGTAGTGAGCTATGCTGCAACTTTTCGCCTATGGCTATTATAAAAAGCCGCTATCTTCTCTTCCGGACAGAGTTATGGGTTCAAGCAAAAGGTAAGTCCAATTCTATTTCATTTCTGAACAACCACGTCTCCTCCGCTTCTAGCGTAAAACACATGCTGACTGACGATATAGACATATATTATCACATTGTGAATGATTCAGTATCAAGCGCTACTTTGGCAGCTGACATGGAAAAGCACGGATATACAATACCGCCGGTACCTAGCATGCCCGGAGTTTTGCAGTTGAGTCATAAAAACCTTGCAACGTTTACAGAGGTAAAAGGTGGCTACCTCAAGGCGTCAAAAGAGATGTTGAGGAACTTTGTTGATATCCCATTAGGTGCAGCAGACACTAATTTATTCTATGCCGACAGCGAATATCGTTATATGAAGATAATCCAGATAGGCAAACTAGAGGATATGATGGTTAAGAAATTTCCTCTTGTAGGAAAAACGACTTGGAAAATGCATCACTTTATCTTAACCACGTTTGCATTGTTTATTTTCGATGGAAACTACCAGCTAGATTCATCCGTCGAAACCGATGAAGTTACGAATACTACGAATATAGTTATCCCCTTCCCGCCGACATCGCATGTTGTAAAGGTACTGGACTGTAATGGCTTGTACGCCACTGCATTCCCAGGAGCACATAAACCTTCCGTAGCGCACGAGGATGAGATCCTGCATGTGCATCGGAATGGACAGGAGTATAGATTCCACTGCGCTTCGAGCTCTGAAAGACAAATGTGGCTTGAAGCAATTAATATGGTAGCAGCGATTTCAAACTGCTACATCATTATCCCATCGATACCAAATAGCGTCGGCCCGATACAGAAATGGAGCCTACATGAAAAGTGGGAAAAGCTCAATAGCTCCTTGCAGGAAATGAGATCCAAGCTGGATACTGTTGTTAAAATACTAGAATGCTGTCAGACACTGGCGCCAATTACCGGAAGATGTAGGTCGCAACTGCTAAAATACGTGGAGCAAAATCTGACAAGGATGGATTGGCTCACGTACGAAATAGCCCGCAAACAGGCATACCTAGAGATACTCCGCAGTATCATGAAAGTGAGCCAGGAGGCGCCGGTGCCAGATGACCAAACTTCCATAGAAGACAGCTTTTTGTTCAAAGAGTCCCATATCAAGGGCCATGAGTGTGCCCGAATATCCAGTTGGCATAAATAG
- the RDS3 gene encoding U2 snRNP complex subunit RDS3 (Syntenic homolog of Saccharomyces cerevisiae YPR094W (RDS3)): MSRHQFDLVMCMKLPGTSIGRLCERCDGKCPSCDSNVRPLSKVRICDQCSFGGQGKKCILCGSIGVSDAYYCWECCKLEKDRDGCPRILNVGSNKTDRHFDRKLTER; this comes from the coding sequence ATGTCACGCCATCAGTTCGACTTGGTGATGTGCATGAAGCTCCCCGGTACAAGCATCGGGCGTCTCTGTGAGCGATGTGACGGCAAGTGCCCGAGCTGCGATTCGAACGTCCGTCCTTTGTCAAAAGTACGAATATGCGATCAGTGCTCCTTTGGAGGACAGGGTAAGAAATGTATACTCTGCGGTAGTATCGGAGTTAGCGATGCCTACTACTGCTGGGAGTGCTGTAAACTCGAGAAGGACCGGGATGGCTGTCCACGAATATTAAATGTGGGAAGCAATAAAACGGATCGGCACTTCGACAGGAAGCTAACGGAGCGGTAA